The proteins below are encoded in one region of Brachyspira intermedia PWS/A:
- a CDS encoding adenine phosphoribosyltransferase, with the protein MELKDYIRNIQDYPKQGILFRDITTLLQNKDAFKYAIDKMAEQISSEKIDYIVGAESRGFLVGSALAYKLNCGFIPVRKKGKLPYKTISEEYALEYGTDTLYMHEDAIKKGERVLIVDDLIATGGTALAMIKMVEKLEGIVVGSSFLIELKELNGRKEIEKYPVHVLIEY; encoded by the coding sequence ATGGAGTTAAAAGACTATATAAGAAATATTCAAGATTATCCTAAACAAGGCATACTTTTTAGAGATATTACCACATTACTTCAAAATAAAGATGCATTCAAATATGCAATAGATAAAATGGCTGAACAAATAAGCAGTGAAAAAATAGATTATATAGTCGGAGCAGAAAGCAGAGGTTTTTTAGTAGGTTCAGCATTAGCTTATAAACTAAACTGCGGATTTATTCCTGTAAGAAAAAAAGGAAAACTACCTTACAAGACTATTTCAGAAGAATATGCTTTAGAGTACGGCACAGATACTTTATATATGCATGAAGATGCTATTAAAAAAGGAGAGAGAGTTTTAATAGTAGATGATTTAATTGCTACAGGCGGAACTGCACTTGCTATGATAAAAATGGTTGAAAAATTAGAGGGTATAGTTGTAGGCTCTTCTTTCTTAATAGAGTTAAAAGAGTTAAACGGAAGAAAAGAAATAGAAAAATATCCTGTTCATGTTCTTATAGAGTATTAA
- a CDS encoding co-chaperone GroES, translating to MSSIKPLADRVLLKVLEQEEKTSSGILLPDTAKEKTQKAEVIEVGDSEDIKVKKGDIVIYDKYAGIQIKEGDTEYLIVKNEEIVALIK from the coding sequence ATGTCATCTATTAAACCATTAGCAGATAGAGTTCTTTTAAAAGTATTAGAACAAGAAGAAAAAACTTCAAGCGGAATACTTCTTCCAGATACAGCTAAAGAAAAAACTCAGAAAGCAGAAGTTATAGAAGTAGGAGACAGCGAAGATATAAAAGTAAAAAAAGGCGATATAGTTATATATGATAAATATGCTGGTATTCAAATAAAAGAAGGCGATACTGAATATTTAATAGTAAAAAATGAAGAGATAGTTGCTCTTATAAAATAA
- the smpB gene encoding SsrA-binding protein SmpB, translating into MASKKDKKSGSNTISSGEIVKNKKALFNYELVEKFEAGIVLLGTEVKSLRERSVNMSDSYASFKKNGELFIVNMHISPYHFGNRNNHEPLRERKLLMKKRELKRLQGKIKEQGLTLIPVKLYFARGKVKVELALAKGKKLHDKRETLKRKTLDREMERYIKR; encoded by the coding sequence ATGGCTAGTAAAAAGGATAAAAAATCAGGTAGCAACACTATTTCTTCTGGTGAAATAGTAAAAAATAAAAAGGCTCTCTTTAATTATGAGCTTGTAGAAAAATTTGAGGCAGGTATAGTTTTGCTTGGAACAGAAGTAAAATCTCTTAGGGAGAGAAGTGTTAATATGTCTGACAGCTATGCTTCTTTTAAAAAAAATGGAGAGCTTTTTATAGTCAATATGCATATATCGCCTTATCATTTTGGAAATAGAAATAATCATGAACCTTTAAGAGAAAGAAAGCTTTTGATGAAAAAAAGAGAATTAAAAAGACTTCAAGGAAAAATCAAAGAACAAGGGCTTACTTTAATTCCTGTTAAATTATATTTTGCTAGAGGAAAAGTGAAAGTTGAATTAGCTTTGGCAAAAGGTAAGAAACTTCATGATAAAAGAGAAACTCTAAAAAGAAAGACTTTAGATAGAGAAATGGAAAGATATATAAAAAGATAA